ATTAAGAGCTTATCAAGAAGCTATCAAAAAAAATTATCGTTTTTATAGTTTTGGAGATGCGATGTTGATAATATGAGAAACACGTTAACAATGGTTAAAAAGGGTTAATAAGAGGTTAATAACAGTTGCAGGAAAAAGCTTTAAAAGCAACCTTGCCCGCCAATGTTTAATGGCGGGCTTTGTTAACCAATGTTAACCTGTGTTAACTTATGTTAACCATCCCACAAAAACATATACCTGTTTTTGTGGAGTTAGATTGACTAACAGTAGCTATTTTTAGTAAATTACTAACTTACAAAAACAAAATCAGGAGGTTTGGACAATGTTATCGGATTTGGAAATTGCTCAACAAGCAAAAATGCAGCCTATTAGCGAGATTGCCGATAAGTTAGGAGTGCAACAAGACGAGTTAGAATCTCACGGCAATTATATGGCGAAAATAGACCTTAATATACTCAAGCGATTAGAAGATAAACCTAAAGGCAAATTCATAACTGTTACAGCTATAACCCCTACACCTTTAGGGGAAGGTAAAACAGTTACTAATCTGGGCTTAGGGATGGCTCTTTCTAAAATTGGCAAGAAAACCTGCAATGTTATTCGCGAGCCTTCAAAGGGTCCGACTTTCGGAATAAAAGGCGGTGCCTGCGGAGGAGGATATTCGCAAGTTGTCCCAATGGAGAATATAAATCTTCATTTTACAGGAGACATTCATGCAGTAGATACGGCTCATAATCTATTAAACGCCGCGCTTGATTCTCATATTGCTCACGGCAACAAGCTCAATATCGATACTAATTTCATAACAATAAACAGATGTGTCGATGTAAGTGACAGGGCTTTAAGAGATATAGTAATTGGTTTGGGCGGAAAAGCTAACGGTTATCCGCGACAGACAGGTTATGATATTACTGTAGCCACAGAGACCGCTGCCATTCACTCCTTAACTAATTCATTGAAAGATTTAAGGGAAAGATTGGGAAGAATGGTGGTGGGATATACTTATGATGGAAAACCCGTAACCGCAGAAGACTTAAAAGTAGCCGGTGCAATGACTGTGTTGATGAAAGACGCTATAAAACCAAACTTGGTGCAGACGCTTGAAAATACTCCCGCCATAGTTCACGGATTCCCTTTTGCCAATGTAGCTCATGGTAATAATTCTGTTATAGCCAATCTTGCAGCGCTTAAGTTAGCTGATTATGTGGTTACTGAAAGCGGATTTGGCGCTGACTGCGGAGCGGAAAAATTAATTGACGTAGTTTGTAGACAAGCCAATTTAAAATTAGATTGTGTAGTAATTACTTTATCCATAAGAGCTTTAAAAATGCACGGCGGTGCTTTTGAATTAAAGCCGGGACAGAAATTAAATAGAGAACTCGTAGCAAAAGATAATATGCCTGCCTTGGAAAAGGGCTGCGAGAATTTAAAAGTGCATATAGAAAATATGCTTAGTTTCGGCATACCCGTTGTAGTTACTATCAACAAATTTACAGACGATAAACCTCAGGAAACGGATTTTGTTAAGAAGTATGCTGTTGATAACGGAGCAAGCTTTGCTGTTCCTATAGACCCTTGGGCAAAAGGAGGCGAAGGATGTATAGAAGCGGCTGAAGCTATAGTAAAAGCCTGCGATATGCCTAATAATTTCCATTTTCTTTATCCTGATAATTTATCAATTGAAGAAAAGATAGAAACTATTGCTAAGAAAATATACCGCGCGGATGGCGTCGATTATTCTCCGCAAGCAAAAAAGAGAATAAAACTTTATACAAAATTAGGTTACAGCAAGTTACCGATAAATATGGCTAAGACACATCTTTCTATTTCGCATGACCCTAATTTAAAAGGCGCGCCTAAAGGTTTCCGTGTGCCGGTAAGAGATATAAGAGCTTCAATAGGAGCGGGTTTTCTATATCCGTTACTTGGCCAGATGCGGACAATGCCGGGACTTCCTTCTCGCGCTGCGTATATGGATGTGGATATCGACAATGAAGGCAAGACGTTGGGACTGTTTTAAAAAAAAGGTTAGCAGAAGTTAATATAAGTTAACATGGGTTAATAAAAGTTGCATTTTAAGTTTTTTGCAACCATATGTTAACCATTGATAACCTCTTTTAACCGTTATTAACCGATTTAAAAGTATACTATGAAATCAAGCGAAATTAGAACGGAATTTCTTAGATTTTTTGAAAAGAAAGGGCATATTATTAAACCCCCTTCTTCTTTAATACCGCAAGACGACCCTACGCTGTTATTTACCGGCGCGGGAATGAATCAATTCAAAAAAGAATTTTTAGGGCTGGGTGATAAGAAATTAAAAAGGGTTACGACTTGCCAGAAATGTTTTAGAACTTCGGATATAGAGATTATCGGAAAAAGTCCTCTACATCATACATTTTTTGAAATGCTTGGCAATTTTTCCTTCGGTGATTATTTTAAGGAAGAAGCGATTCAGTGGGCTTGGCAGTTTGTAACAGAAACCTTTAAGCTGTCGGAAGAAAGCATCTGGATTTCCGTCTACGAAGATGATGAAGAGGCTTACAGAATATGGAGCAAAGAAATAGGTGTTAAAAAAGAACGGATAGTGCCTTTGGGGAAAAGCACTAACTGGTGGGATGCAGGAGAAACGGGTCCTTGCGGCCCCTGTTCAGAAATAATTATTGACAGAGGGAAAGCGTTCGGGTGTGGTAAAAAAAGTTGCGATATAAACTGTGATTGCGGACGCCATCTTGAACTCTGGAATCTTGTATTTACTCAATTCAATAGAAAAGCAGACGGAAGTTTGGAACCATTGCCACAAAAAAATATCGATACGGGAATGGGGTTGGAAAGAGCATCGGCTATTATGCAAAAAATGGAAGATAATTTTTTAACCGATGTTTTTTCTCCTCTTGTCCAATCTATATGCGAAAAATCGAAAACAAAATACAATAAAGAAAACGTAAGGCCAATAAGAATTATTTCGGATCATATAAGAGCGATTGTATTTTTGATTTCCGACGGGGTTTTCCCGTCCAACGACGGAAAAGGTTATGTGCTAAGAAGACTTATCAGAAATGCCGCAAGGCAGGGAGAAAAAATAAAGCTCAAACTTCCTTTCCTATATGAATTCATTCCTACCGTAATAAAAACAACGGCAGAGGCATATCCTGATTTAAAAGACAGGAAGGAGCATGTCGCCAAAGTTTTAAAAAGCGAGGAAGATTCCTATAAACGCACTCTTAGGGAAGGTTCTAAAATTTTGGGAGAAATTTTTCAAAAACATAAAGAGAAAAAACAAAATATCATATATGGGAAAGAATTATTTAAACTTTACGATACATACGGGATGCCTTCGGATTTGGTTGAAGAAATTGCAAGCGAGGAAGGTTTTGAAGTAGACAAAAAGGGATTTCAGAAGGAAATGGACTCTCAAAAAACGAAGGGAAGGCTTGCATGGTCAGGAGATACGAAAACTTCCGACAAAGCAACACTATATGAGCATCTGTCGGAAAAATTCGGCTCTACAAAATTCGTAGGTTACGAAAAATTACAATGCGATACTGAG
Above is a window of bacterium DNA encoding:
- a CDS encoding formate--tetrahydrofolate ligase translates to MLSDLEIAQQAKMQPISEIADKLGVQQDELESHGNYMAKIDLNILKRLEDKPKGKFITVTAITPTPLGEGKTVTNLGLGMALSKIGKKTCNVIREPSKGPTFGIKGGACGGGYSQVVPMENINLHFTGDIHAVDTAHNLLNAALDSHIAHGNKLNIDTNFITINRCVDVSDRALRDIVIGLGGKANGYPRQTGYDITVATETAAIHSLTNSLKDLRERLGRMVVGYTYDGKPVTAEDLKVAGAMTVLMKDAIKPNLVQTLENTPAIVHGFPFANVAHGNNSVIANLAALKLADYVVTESGFGADCGAEKLIDVVCRQANLKLDCVVITLSIRALKMHGGAFELKPGQKLNRELVAKDNMPALEKGCENLKVHIENMLSFGIPVVVTINKFTDDKPQETDFVKKYAVDNGASFAVPIDPWAKGGEGCIEAAEAIVKACDMPNNFHFLYPDNLSIEEKIETIAKKIYRADGVDYSPQAKKRIKLYTKLGYSKLPINMAKTHLSISHDPNLKGAPKGFRVPVRDIRASIGAGFLYPLLGQMRTMPGLPSRAAYMDVDIDNEGKTLGLF
- the alaS gene encoding alanine--tRNA ligase, translating into MKSSEIRTEFLRFFEKKGHIIKPPSSLIPQDDPTLLFTGAGMNQFKKEFLGLGDKKLKRVTTCQKCFRTSDIEIIGKSPLHHTFFEMLGNFSFGDYFKEEAIQWAWQFVTETFKLSEESIWISVYEDDEEAYRIWSKEIGVKKERIVPLGKSTNWWDAGETGPCGPCSEIIIDRGKAFGCGKKSCDINCDCGRHLELWNLVFTQFNRKADGSLEPLPQKNIDTGMGLERASAIMQKMEDNFLTDVFSPLVQSICEKSKTKYNKENVRPIRIISDHIRAIVFLISDGVFPSNDGKGYVLRRLIRNAARQGEKIKLKLPFLYEFIPTVIKTTAEAYPDLKDRKEHVAKVLKSEEDSYKRTLREGSKILGEIFQKHKEKKQNIIYGKELFKLYDTYGMPSDLVEEIASEEGFEVDKKGFQKEMDSQKTKGRLAWSGDTKTSDKATLYEHLSEKFGSTKFVGYEKLQCDTEILSIVKDSVDYKRKIGNTEVGLIIGSTPFYAEMGGQVFDMGSFQTKKAKGSIDNVYYGKEGLIVHNAKIEEGEIEKGEKIHLTVNKQRRQNIACHHTATHLLQYALRTVLGSHIQQSGSLVEENYLRFDFSHFSQITKEELARIEEIVNEKIREIIPVKIENLSLVEAKKKGALSFFGEKYGEFVRVVSVGDTSKEFCGGIHVKNTGQIGMFHIASESSVGKGLRRVEAVAGEPAYTLIRNKMRSVEKISGLLKVSPESIDKRIEELLDRQKLLSKQIGVLSEQTLLEKINNASDKAKTINGISVVNLRIDGVGRDSLRRAVDILKDKIKNSAVVVFGSVKDKNVIFVGGITSDLVKKGLNMGKIIGEISKIAGGSGGGRAEMATGGGKDISKLDKALQEAENIIKKQFKM